In Amycolatopsis coloradensis, one genomic interval encodes:
- a CDS encoding ATP-binding cassette domain-containing protein — protein MTSLIRLEGVGKRYGRGEPVLADVDLDIPAGRVVGVLGSNGSGKSTLLRILAALSRVTSGNVVGSPRVGYLPDRFPAGQRMSARAYLRHMARIDGHVDLSAIDPLLDRLALVGGPDAPLRTLSKGNAQKVGLAQAVLAEPELLILDEPWSGLDVEAHTVLGELVAETKERGASVVFTDHRAAVVHAHADVVYRMDDGLLTHVEEGATRIVLHGPDGDWSSEPGVSQAVAEDGKVVLTVEAGHTDAVLLRALNRGFSVREVAPCSP, from the coding sequence GTGACCTCGCTGATCCGGCTCGAAGGAGTCGGTAAGCGCTACGGCCGCGGTGAACCCGTGCTCGCCGACGTCGACCTCGACATCCCGGCGGGTCGCGTGGTCGGCGTTCTCGGCTCGAACGGTTCGGGGAAGTCGACGCTGCTCAGGATCCTCGCCGCACTTTCCCGGGTGACTTCGGGAAACGTCGTGGGCAGTCCGCGGGTCGGCTACCTGCCGGACCGCTTCCCGGCGGGACAGCGGATGAGCGCGCGGGCGTACCTGCGGCATATGGCCCGCATCGACGGTCATGTCGACTTGTCGGCAATCGATCCACTGCTGGACCGGCTGGCGCTGGTCGGCGGGCCGGACGCGCCCTTGCGGACCCTGTCGAAGGGCAACGCCCAGAAGGTCGGCCTCGCGCAGGCGGTCCTCGCCGAGCCGGAGCTGCTGATCCTCGACGAGCCCTGGTCCGGGCTCGACGTCGAGGCCCACACGGTGCTCGGTGAACTCGTCGCCGAGACCAAGGAACGGGGCGCGAGCGTGGTCTTCACCGACCACCGCGCGGCCGTCGTGCACGCCCATGCCGATGTCGTCTACCGGATGGACGACGGCCTGTTGACCCACGTCGAAGAAGGCGCGACGAGGATCGTCCTTCACGGACCCGATGGCGACTGGTCCTCGGAACCCGGCGTCAGCCAAGCCGTGGCCGAAGACGGGAAAGTCGTCCTGACGGTGGAAGCCGGGCACACGGACGCGGTCCTGCTGCGTGCGCTCAACCGCGGCTTCTCGGTCCGGGAGGTGGCGCCGTGCTCGCCATGA
- a CDS encoding aminodeoxychorismate/anthranilate synthase component II, with translation MRVLVVDNYDSFVYNLVQYLAQLGADCTVWRNDVVEIDKLGEFDAVLVSPGPGTPERAGQSMDVIRECAEKRIPMLGVCLGHQALGVVFGATVDRAPELLHGKTSQVHHSGDGVLAGLPSEFTATRYHSLTVLPETIDDAVFEITGRTESGVVMGMRHRELPLEGVQFHPESVLTQGGHRMLANWMASAGHPVPDARVNELEQETRALQKAAAA, from the coding sequence ATGCGCGTGCTCGTCGTCGACAACTACGACAGTTTTGTCTACAACCTGGTCCAGTACCTGGCCCAGCTCGGCGCCGACTGCACCGTCTGGCGCAACGACGTCGTGGAGATCGACAAGCTCGGCGAGTTCGACGCGGTGCTCGTCTCTCCCGGCCCCGGCACCCCGGAACGCGCTGGTCAGAGCATGGACGTCATCCGCGAATGCGCCGAGAAGCGCATCCCGATGCTCGGCGTCTGCCTCGGCCACCAGGCCCTCGGCGTCGTCTTCGGCGCCACCGTCGACCGCGCCCCGGAACTGCTGCACGGCAAGACCAGTCAAGTCCACCATTCGGGCGACGGAGTGCTCGCCGGGCTCCCCTCGGAATTCACCGCCACGCGGTACCACTCGCTGACCGTTTTGCCCGAAACCATCGACGACGCCGTGTTCGAGATCACAGGCCGCACCGAGTCCGGTGTGGTGATGGGCATGCGCCACCGCGAGCTGCCGCTCGAAGGCGTCCAGTTCCACCCCGAATCCGTGCTCACCCAGGGTGGGCACCGGATGCTGGCGAACTGGATGGCTTCGGCCGGGCACCCGGTCCCCGACGCCAGGGTCAACGAGCTCGAACAGGAGACCCGCGCGTTGCAGAAGGCCGCTGCTGCGTGA
- a CDS encoding AAA family ATPase, with translation MPRLIVLNGPPACGKSTLARRYAEDHPLTLNLDIDRIRGLLGAWRDDPAKAGMLARDLAVNAARTHLLAGRDVIVPQFLGRAPFLERLETLAGETGAEFHEIVLLDTKDNVLRRFAERTRAAAEPEHVEAHEMLGGPERLAAMYDRLVALVATRPKAVVVHTSAGRIQQAYQGFLRSLAP, from the coding sequence ATGCCGCGTCTCATCGTGCTCAACGGCCCACCCGCCTGCGGGAAGTCGACGCTCGCCCGGCGGTACGCCGAAGATCACCCGTTGACCTTGAATCTCGACATCGACCGGATCCGCGGCCTCCTCGGCGCTTGGCGCGACGACCCCGCGAAAGCCGGGATGCTCGCCCGCGACCTCGCCGTGAACGCCGCGCGGACCCATCTGCTCGCGGGCCGCGACGTGATCGTCCCGCAGTTCCTCGGCCGCGCCCCATTCCTCGAACGACTGGAAACGCTCGCCGGGGAGACGGGCGCGGAGTTCCACGAGATCGTCCTCCTCGACACCAAGGACAACGTGCTCCGGCGGTTCGCCGAGCGCACCCGCGCCGCGGCCGAACCCGAACACGTCGAGGCGCACGAGATGCTGGGCGGCCCCGAACGGCTCGCGGCCATGTACGACAGGCTCGTGGCACTCGTCGCGACGCGACCGAAGGCGGTCGTGGTGCATACCAGCGCCGGGCGGATTCAGCAGGCCTACCAGGGGTTTCTTCGCAGCTTGGCGCCTTGA
- the pknB gene encoding Stk1 family PASTA domain-containing Ser/Thr kinase, with translation MSTPRLLSNRYELGETLGYGGMSEVHHGHDVRLGREVAIKILRADLARDPQFQERFRREAQNAAALNHPAIVAVYDTGETNTEFGPLPYIVMEYVEGRTLRDIVKTEGPMSQKRAMEVMADVCAALDFSHRHGIVHRDVKPANVMITKNGAVKVMDFGIARAMHDGQSAMTQTAAVIGTAQYLSPEQARGESVDARSDVYAAGCVLYELITGEPPFTGDSPVAVAYQHVREDPNPPSSVNPAVAPELDAVVLKALAKGPANRYQSSAEMRSDLVRTLSGQRPAAPMVMSEDERTQVMDSDRRVPPRYDQYEDEEEDPAAKKKRRAWLIAGLVVSLAAVVLLIMWLSNAFNSTGAESKAIPKVTGQFESAAKDTLRAAGFNSFEPTKKVPCTGEAVNGLPACDENLIDKVIAISPAEGQMTPTSEKITLTVGAKPGKVKTPDLKGKSVAEATAALTEAGLKLGATTEEETEDPNEAGKVISQNPASQAEVDQGSKVDLTVGKSKELKTVPNYKGKTQAEAEAGLKAAGFTPSVTNVDSDQPKGTVIDQTPNGGKVPVGSVVKLSVSNGSQETFDMPNLKGMPEDQAIRQLQQLGWSGQLNTQADKNGDKDDAGKVSKTNPQAGSKVAKNAPITLFIVEGDETPTTTSSSRLFPPP, from the coding sequence ATGAGCACACCAAGACTGCTCAGCAACCGCTACGAGCTGGGCGAAACGCTCGGCTACGGAGGCATGTCGGAGGTCCACCACGGCCACGACGTGCGCCTGGGCCGGGAGGTGGCGATCAAGATCCTGCGTGCCGACCTGGCGCGGGATCCCCAGTTCCAAGAACGTTTCCGTCGCGAGGCACAGAACGCGGCGGCACTGAACCACCCGGCGATCGTCGCCGTCTACGACACCGGCGAGACGAACACCGAGTTCGGCCCGCTGCCCTACATCGTCATGGAGTACGTCGAAGGACGGACTCTGCGGGACATCGTGAAGACCGAAGGGCCGATGTCGCAGAAGCGGGCGATGGAGGTCATGGCCGACGTCTGCGCGGCACTGGACTTCTCGCACCGGCACGGCATCGTGCACCGCGACGTCAAACCGGCGAACGTGATGATCACGAAGAACGGCGCCGTCAAGGTGATGGACTTCGGCATCGCGCGCGCCATGCACGACGGGCAGTCCGCGATGACGCAGACCGCCGCGGTGATCGGCACGGCGCAGTACCTCTCGCCGGAGCAGGCGCGCGGTGAGTCCGTCGACGCGCGTTCCGACGTCTACGCCGCCGGCTGTGTGCTGTACGAACTCATCACCGGCGAGCCGCCCTTCACCGGCGACTCGCCCGTGGCGGTGGCGTACCAGCACGTCCGGGAAGACCCGAACCCGCCGTCGTCGGTGAACCCCGCGGTGGCGCCCGAGCTCGACGCCGTCGTGCTCAAGGCGCTCGCGAAGGGCCCGGCGAACCGGTACCAGTCGTCGGCGGAGATGCGTTCGGACCTGGTCCGCACGCTGTCCGGCCAGCGTCCGGCCGCGCCGATGGTGATGTCGGAGGACGAGCGCACCCAGGTCATGGACTCCGACCGCCGGGTGCCGCCGCGCTACGACCAGTACGAGGACGAAGAAGAGGACCCGGCCGCGAAGAAGAAGCGGCGTGCCTGGCTCATCGCCGGTCTCGTGGTCTCGCTGGCCGCCGTGGTGCTGCTGATCATGTGGCTGTCCAACGCGTTCAACAGCACCGGCGCGGAGAGCAAGGCGATCCCGAAGGTCACGGGCCAGTTCGAGTCCGCGGCGAAGGACACGCTCCGGGCCGCGGGGTTCAACTCGTTCGAACCCACCAAGAAGGTGCCCTGCACCGGTGAGGCCGTCAACGGCCTGCCCGCTTGCGACGAGAACCTGATCGACAAGGTCATCGCGATCAGCCCGGCCGAGGGGCAGATGACGCCGACCTCGGAAAAGATCACGCTGACCGTCGGCGCGAAACCGGGCAAGGTCAAGACTCCCGACCTCAAGGGCAAGAGCGTGGCCGAAGCCACGGCCGCGCTGACCGAGGCCGGTCTGAAGCTCGGCGCGACCACCGAGGAAGAGACCGAAGACCCGAACGAAGCGGGCAAGGTCATCTCGCAGAACCCGGCTTCGCAGGCCGAGGTCGACCAGGGTTCGAAGGTCGACCTCACGGTCGGCAAGTCCAAGGAACTGAAGACGGTCCCGAATTACAAGGGCAAGACGCAGGCCGAGGCCGAAGCCGGGTTGAAGGCGGCCGGGTTCACCCCGTCGGTCACCAACGTGGACTCCGACCAGCCCAAGGGCACGGTGATCGACCAGACCCCGAACGGCGGCAAGGTCCCCGTCGGCAGTGTGGTCAAGCTGTCCGTGTCGAACGGCAGCCAGGAGACCTTCGACATGCCGAACCTGAAGGGCATGCCCGAAGATCAGGCGATCCGACAGTTGCAGCAGCTGGGCTGGAGCGGTCAGCTGAACACCCAGGCGGACAAGAACGGCGACAAGGACGACGCGGGCAAGGTCAGCAAGACCAACCCGCAGGCCGGTTCGAAGGTCGCGAAGAACGCGCCGATCACGCTGTTCATCGTCGAAGGCGACGAGACGCCGACAACGACGTCGAGCTCGCGGCTCTTCCCGCCTCCGTGA
- a CDS encoding response regulator transcription factor: MPARPRCVVAEDQYLLRDGLTHLLTAHGFDVVEAVGTGPELERALRTHRPDVSVVDVRMPPTLTDEGLQVALAVRRDLPGLPILVLSQHVEQLYARELLADGAGAIGYLLKDRVFNADQFIDAVRRVAGGGTAMDPEVIAKLVAGNASDPLAALTPREREVLGLMAEGCSNAAIAGRLHFSEGAVGKHTANIFAKLGIVASDDTNRRVLAVLAYLGTP, from the coding sequence GTGCCAGCTCGACCCCGATGCGTCGTCGCCGAGGACCAATATCTCCTCCGAGACGGCCTGACGCATTTGCTGACCGCGCACGGTTTCGACGTCGTCGAGGCGGTGGGCACCGGGCCGGAACTGGAACGGGCGCTGCGCACACACCGGCCCGACGTCTCGGTCGTCGACGTCCGGATGCCGCCGACGCTCACCGACGAGGGGCTTCAGGTCGCCCTGGCGGTGCGGCGTGACCTCCCCGGACTGCCGATTCTCGTTCTGTCACAACACGTCGAGCAGCTCTACGCGCGTGAGCTGCTCGCCGACGGCGCGGGCGCGATCGGCTACCTGCTGAAGGACCGCGTCTTCAACGCCGACCAGTTCATCGACGCGGTGCGGCGGGTAGCGGGCGGCGGGACCGCGATGGATCCCGAAGTGATCGCGAAACTGGTGGCGGGCAACGCATCCGACCCACTCGCGGCGTTGACCCCACGCGAGCGCGAGGTGCTCGGCTTGATGGCGGAGGGTTGTTCCAACGCGGCCATCGCCGGACGGCTGCACTTCAGCGAAGGGGCGGTGGGGAAGCACACCGCGAACATCTTCGCGAAGCTCGGCATCGTCGCCTCGGACGACACGAATCGCCGCGTTCTCGCCGTCCTCGCTTACTTGGGCACGCCGTGA
- a CDS encoding FAD-dependent oxidoreductase has product MGAGPAGIYAADILDKSDADVTIDLFERMPAPFGLIRYGVAPDHPRIKGIVTALHKVLDKPNIRLLGNVDYGTDLKLDDLRQFYDAVIFSTGAMADRALDIPGIDLDGSYGAADFVSWYDGHPDVPRTWPLNATSVAVLGVGNVALDVARILAKTADELLSTDIPDNVYQGLKASPVTDVHVFGRRGPAQAKFTPLELRELDHSPNVEVIVYPEDIEFDEGSIAALRASKQIDMVVKTLQEWAIRDQGDRPKRLHLHFLHSPCEIVGEDGKVTGLRTERTELTGDGNVRGTGEFHDWDVQAVYRAVGYLSSHLPEIPFDHTTGTVPNQAGRVLDIDEEQVPGVYVTGWIKRGPVGLIGHTKGDAAETIASLLADADALTAPAVDDPDAILGFLTERGVPFTTWEGWGKLDAHEKSLGAPHGRERVKVVEREEMTRISRS; this is encoded by the coding sequence GTGGGTGCCGGTCCGGCCGGCATCTACGCCGCCGACATCCTCGACAAGTCCGACGCCGACGTGACGATCGACCTGTTCGAGCGCATGCCGGCGCCGTTCGGGCTGATCCGGTACGGCGTCGCGCCCGACCACCCCCGGATCAAGGGCATCGTCACCGCCCTGCACAAGGTCCTCGACAAGCCGAACATCCGGCTGCTGGGCAACGTCGACTACGGAACCGACCTGAAGCTCGACGACCTGCGCCAGTTCTACGACGCGGTGATCTTCTCGACCGGCGCCATGGCCGACCGCGCGCTCGACATCCCCGGGATCGACCTCGACGGCAGCTACGGCGCCGCCGACTTCGTCTCCTGGTACGACGGGCACCCGGACGTGCCGCGCACCTGGCCGCTGAACGCCACCTCGGTCGCGGTCCTCGGGGTCGGGAACGTGGCGCTCGACGTGGCACGGATCCTCGCGAAGACCGCCGACGAGCTGCTCAGCACCGACATCCCGGACAACGTCTACCAGGGGCTGAAGGCCAGCCCGGTCACCGACGTGCACGTGTTCGGCCGCCGCGGCCCGGCACAGGCGAAGTTCACGCCGCTGGAGCTGCGGGAGCTGGACCACTCGCCGAACGTCGAGGTCATCGTCTACCCCGAGGACATCGAGTTCGACGAGGGCAGCATCGCCGCGCTGCGGGCGTCGAAGCAGATCGACATGGTCGTGAAGACGCTGCAGGAGTGGGCGATCCGCGACCAGGGCGACCGGCCGAAGCGGCTGCACCTGCACTTCCTGCACTCGCCCTGCGAGATCGTCGGCGAAGACGGCAAGGTGACCGGCCTGCGGACCGAGCGCACCGAACTGACCGGTGACGGCAACGTGCGCGGCACCGGCGAATTCCACGACTGGGACGTCCAGGCCGTCTACCGCGCGGTGGGCTACCTGTCGTCGCATCTGCCGGAGATCCCGTTCGACCACACCACCGGGACCGTGCCGAACCAGGCGGGCCGGGTGCTGGACATCGACGAGGAGCAGGTGCCGGGCGTCTACGTGACCGGCTGGATCAAGCGCGGCCCGGTCGGCCTCATCGGCCACACCAAGGGCGACGCGGCCGAAACGATCGCGAGCCTGCTGGCCGACGCCGACGCCCTGACGGCCCCGGCCGTGGACGACCCCGACGCGATCCTCGGGTTCCTGACCGAACGCGGCGTGCCCTTCACCACCTGGGAGGGCTGGGGCAAACTCGACGCCCACGAGAAGTCCCTCGGCGCTCCGCACGGCCGGGAACGCGTCAAGGTCGTCGAGCGCGAAGAGATGACCCGCATCTCGCGCTCCTGA
- a CDS encoding sensor histidine kinase, translating into MIRTYLTSVRRGFVLAGLALVSWLDLLLELVGFCLLCVGLVFAYTLALEGTRPRAALTRRLAGRWCGVDVEPPYRPAPPEPERERDGWYRDGNSLFKRSWFIRWTKRFEWISDDPATGRDLGWQLWNPLAGLVLAPAVLLTGPRALRLYGKWTRWWLGPRPARDGDGWIKKRLKALGFQMGLFALSAAQLGMVIPALLALIWPSPLFATMVVAGRTVTDTLRREAKNWTGVRIDRPYLPEPPFPVPRADGMYQHGRQLYDTPWWPARLARWRWAMSDRATWRDMAAAVVNSVVLLLMVVPTAALVFFGLWGVVALWVLRPFGQALALTPVAVAAFVAGLAAAPWLARQGARFAKLLLGPTEASRLAQRVERLKQTRTDASVAQAAELRRIERDLHDGVQSRLVAMGMKLGAVEALIDSDPAAAKRLAAELRQTSSETLTELRLLVRGIHPPVLSERGLGDAVRAMALDSPLRASVNGVLPRLEQPAEACAYFAVSELLGNAAKHGEARRVSIDFDYDDGLLRIEVTDDGKGGANAARGSGIRGIERRLGAFDGSFALTSPLGGPTKAIMEIPCQLDPDASSPRTNISSETA; encoded by the coding sequence ATGATCCGCACCTACCTCACCTCAGTGCGCCGGGGCTTCGTGCTCGCGGGGTTGGCGCTGGTGAGCTGGCTGGACCTGCTGCTCGAACTGGTGGGTTTCTGCCTGCTCTGTGTCGGCCTGGTCTTCGCCTACACGCTGGCGCTCGAAGGGACGCGTCCGCGCGCCGCGCTCACCCGCCGGCTGGCCGGACGCTGGTGCGGTGTCGACGTCGAACCGCCCTACCGGCCGGCGCCGCCGGAGCCGGAACGCGAGCGCGACGGCTGGTACCGCGACGGGAACAGCCTGTTCAAGCGGTCCTGGTTCATCCGGTGGACCAAACGGTTCGAGTGGATCTCCGACGATCCGGCGACCGGCCGGGATCTCGGCTGGCAGCTGTGGAATCCGTTGGCCGGTCTGGTGCTCGCGCCGGCGGTCCTGCTGACCGGACCGCGCGCGCTCCGGCTGTACGGGAAGTGGACGCGCTGGTGGCTCGGACCCCGCCCGGCCCGCGACGGAGACGGCTGGATCAAGAAGAGACTGAAGGCGCTGGGTTTCCAGATGGGGCTGTTCGCCCTTTCGGCCGCCCAGCTCGGGATGGTGATCCCGGCGCTGCTCGCCCTGATCTGGCCGTCGCCGCTGTTCGCGACGATGGTCGTCGCCGGCCGCACGGTGACCGACACCTTGCGCCGCGAGGCCAAGAACTGGACCGGCGTGCGGATCGACCGCCCGTACCTGCCGGAGCCGCCGTTCCCCGTCCCGCGCGCGGACGGGATGTACCAGCACGGACGGCAGCTGTACGACACACCGTGGTGGCCGGCGCGGCTGGCGCGCTGGCGCTGGGCGATGTCCGACCGCGCGACCTGGCGCGACATGGCGGCCGCGGTGGTCAACTCCGTGGTGCTGCTGCTGATGGTGGTGCCGACGGCGGCGCTGGTGTTCTTCGGTCTCTGGGGCGTGGTCGCGCTCTGGGTCTTGCGGCCGTTCGGGCAAGCGCTCGCGCTGACTCCGGTCGCCGTGGCGGCGTTCGTCGCCGGACTGGCCGCGGCGCCGTGGCTCGCCCGCCAAGGAGCGCGTTTCGCGAAGCTGCTCCTGGGGCCGACAGAGGCTTCGCGGCTGGCGCAGCGCGTCGAACGGCTGAAGCAGACGCGGACGGACGCGTCGGTCGCGCAGGCCGCCGAGCTGCGGCGCATCGAGCGGGACCTGCACGACGGGGTCCAGTCGCGGCTGGTCGCGATGGGGATGAAGCTGGGCGCGGTCGAAGCGTTGATCGACAGCGATCCGGCAGCGGCGAAACGGCTGGCCGCCGAGCTCCGGCAGACGTCGTCCGAGACGCTGACCGAGTTGCGGCTGCTGGTGCGCGGGATTCATCCGCCGGTGTTGTCCGAGCGCGGGCTCGGTGACGCGGTGCGGGCGATGGCGCTCGACAGTCCGTTGCGGGCTTCGGTGAACGGCGTCCTGCCTCGGCTGGAGCAGCCCGCGGAGGCGTGCGCGTACTTCGCGGTCAGCGAGCTGCTGGGTAACGCCGCGAAGCACGGCGAGGCGCGGCGAGTGTCGATCGACTTCGACTACGACGACGGTCTGTTGCGGATCGAGGTGACCGACGACGGCAAGGGAGGGGCGAACGCGGCCCGGGGGAGCGGGATTCGCGGGATCGAGCGCAGGCTGGGCGCGTTCGACGGTAGTTTCGCTCTGACCAGCCCGCTCGGCGGGCCGACGAAGGCGATCATGGAGATCCCGTGCCAGCTCGACCCCGATGCGTCGTCGCCGAGGACCAATATCTCCTCCGAGACGGCCTGA